From a single Miscanthus floridulus cultivar M001 chromosome 8, ASM1932011v1, whole genome shotgun sequence genomic region:
- the LOC136474654 gene encoding cysteine-rich receptor-like protein kinase 10: MEEHMARPLYHLRHRRLMDIAPASASDSGHSGSNGMTIMVSILAMVIACTLFYCVYCWRWRKRNAVRRAQIESLRSLSNSDLPLMDLSSIHEATNSFSKENKLGEGGFGPVYRGVTGGGAEIAVKRLSARSRQGAAEFRNEVELIAKLQHRNLVRLLGCCVERDEKMLVYEYLPNRSLDSFLFDTRKSGQLDWKTRQSIILGIARGMLYLHEDSCLKVIHRDLKASNVLLDNKMNPKISDFGMAKIFEEEGNEVNTGRVVGTYGYMAPEYAMEGVFSVKSDVFSFGVLVLEILSGQRNGSMYLQEHQHTLIQEAWKLWNDDRAAGFMDASLAGSYSRDEAGRCFHVGLLCVQENPDLRPTMSNVVLMLISDQTQMPAPAQPPLFARPSKKASVSDFSLAMKTETTKTQSVNEVSISMIEPR; the protein is encoded by the exons ATGGAGGAACATATGGCTCGGCCGCTGTACCACCTCCGACATCGCCGGCTGATGGACATAGCACCTGCAAGCGCAAGCGATTCAG GGCATTCCGGCTCCAATGGGATGACCATCATGGTGTCGATTCTGGCGATGGTCATCGCCTGCACTCTCTTCTACTGCGTCTACTGCTGGAGATGGAGGAAGCGCAACG CTGTCAGGAGAGCTCAGATAGAGAGCCTGAGGTCGCTGTCCAACTCAGACCTGCCGCTCATGGACCTGTCCTCCATCCATGAGGCCACCAACAGCTTCTCCAAGGAGAACAAGCTCGGAGAAGGCGGTTTCGGGCCCGTCTATCGG GGTGTGACGGGCGGAGGCGCGGAGATCGCGGTGAAGCGGCTGTCGGCGAGGTCCCGGCAGGGCGCGGCGGAGTTCCGGAACGAGGTGGAGCTGATCGCCAAGCTGCAGCACCGGAACCTGGTCCGCCTGCTGGGCTGCTGCGTCGAGAGGGACGAGAAGATGCTCGTCTACGAGTACCTCCCCAACCGAAGCCTCGACTCCTTCCTCTTCG ATACCAGGAAGAGTGGGCAATTGGACTGGAAGACGAGGCAGAGCATCATCCTGGGGATCGCTCGTGGCATGCTGTACCTGCACGAGGACTCGTGCCTCAAGGTCATCCACAGGGACCTCAAGGCCAGCAACGTGCTTCTCGACAACAAGATGAACCCTAAGATCTCCGACTTCGGCATGGCCAAGATCTTCGAGGAGGAGGGCAACGAGGTTAACACGGGGCGCGTGGTTGGCACCTA CGGGTACATGGCTCCGGAATACGCGATGGAGGGCGTTTTCTCGGTGAAATCAGACGTTTTCAGCTTCGGGGTCCTGGTGCTAGAGATCCTCAGCGGGCAGCGGAACGGCTCCATGTACCTCCAGGAGCACCAGCACACCCTGATCCAAGAGGCCTGGAAGCTGTGGAACGACGACAGGGCGGCGGGTTTCATGGACGCGTCGCTGGCGGGGTCGTACTCGAGGGACGAGGCGGGGcggtgcttccacgtcgggctgctGTGCGTGCAGGAGAACCCGGACCTCCGGCCCACCATGTCCAACGTGGTGCTCATGCTCATCAGCGACCAGACGCAGATGCCGGCGCCCGCGCAGCCGCCGCTGTTCGCCAGGCCCAGCAAGAAGGCGTCCGTGTCCGATTTCTCGCTGGCCATGAAGACGGAGACCACCAAGACGCAGTCCGTCAATGAAGTGTCCATCTCCATGATCGAGCCACGATGA